A segment of the Mytilus trossulus isolate FHL-02 chromosome 12, PNRI_Mtr1.1.1.hap1, whole genome shotgun sequence genome:
GTTATCACACCTCTCGTTATGACTAATGTTATCACACCTCTCCTGTATGACTAATGTTATCACACCTCTACTGTATGATTAATTTTATCCCACCTCTCATATATGACTAATGTTGTCACACTTCTCAGGTATGACTAGTGTTATTACACCTCTCATTTGTGAATAATGTTATCATACCTCTTATGTTTGACTAATGTTATCACACCTCTCATGTATGACTAATGTTATCAAACCTCTCATGTTTGACTTATGTTATCACACCTCATGTACGACTTATGTTATCACACCTCATGTACGACTAATGTTACCATACCTCTCATGTATGACTAATGTTATCATACCTCTCATGTATGACTAATGTTATCATACCTCTCATGTATGTATAATGTTATCACACCTCTTATGTATGACTAATGTTATCATACCTCTCATGTTTGACTAATGTTATCACACCTCTCATGTATGACTAATGTTATCATACCTCTCATGTATTACTAATGTTATCACACTTCTCATGTATTACTAATGTTATCACACATCTCATGTATGACTTATGGTATCATACCTCTCAGGTTTGTCAAATGTAATAACCTCTCATGTTTGACGAATGTAATATCACCTCATGTATGACTAATCTTATCACACCTCTCATGTTTGACTTATGTTATCACATATCTCATGTATGACTTATGGTATCACAACTCTCATGTTTGACTAATGGTATAACACCTCTCATGAATGACTAATGTTATCACACGTCTCATGAATGACTAATGTTATCACACGTCTCATGTTTGACTAATGTTATCATACCTCTCATGTTTGACTACTGTTATCATACCTCTCATGTTTGACTACTGTATACCACCTCATGTACGACTAATGTTACTATACCTCTCATGTATGACTAATGTTATAATACCTCTCATGTATGAATAATGTTATCATACCTCTCATGTATGAGTAATGTTATCACACCTCTCATGTATTACTAATGTTATCAACCTGTCATGTATGACAAATGTTATCACACATCTAATGTATGACTAATGGTATCATACTTCTCAGGTTTGACGAATGTAATAACCTCTCATGTTTGACGAATGTAATAATACCTCATGTATGACTAATGTTATCACACCTCTGATGTTTGACTTATGTTATCACACATCTTATGTAGGACTAATGTTATCACACCTCTCATGTTGACTAATGTTATCACACCTCTCATGTTTGACTAATGTTATCACACGTCTTATGTTTGACTAATGTATACCACCTCATATATGAATAATGTTATCACATCTCTCATGTATTACTAATGTTATCACATCTCTCATGTAGAACTAATGTTATCACACCTCTCATGTTCGACTAATGGTATCACATCTCTCAAGTATGACTAATGTTATCACATCTCTCATGTATTACTAATGTTATCACACCTCTCATGTAGGACAAATGTTATCACACCTCTCATGTTTGACTAATGTTATCACATCTCTCAAATATGAGTAATGTTATCACACCTCTCATGTTTGACTAATGTTATCACACCTCTCATGTATGACTAATGTTATCATACCTCTCATGTATGACTAATGTTATCACACCTCTCATGTTTGACTAATGTTATCACACCTCTCATGTATGACTAATGTTATCACACATCTAATGTATGACTAATGGTATCATACTTCTCAGGTTTGACGAATGTAATAACCTCTCATGTTTGACGAATGTAATAACACCTCATGTATGACTAATGTTATCACACCTCTCATGTTTGACTTATGTTATCACACATCTTATGTATGACTTATGGTATCACACCTCTCATGTTTGACTAATTTTATCACACGTCTCATGTATGACTTATGGTTTTACACTTCTCATGTTTGCCTGATGTTATCAcacttaacatatataaataatgttttatcacAGCTCTCATATTTGACTAATGTTGTTACACCAGGGGTCGTTTTTCAAATggaaatgtttcatttttttaaggtgTTGTAAAGCCCATGATGACTGTTATGCTGGCTTGGAGcaacaaaattattattctAATAAGTATGATTACCAGTTTAAGAGAACTACTATTGAATGTAACGGTGagtttttcattgataaaaggGGGACAACTCTGcgaaaacaaaaagtttttatGTAATTATAAAGATCAAAGAacatagaaataacataacagtTGAAGAAATATGTATAACCAAAATGAGATTTAAAGTAAAcgataataaaaaacaaaccaacaaaaagACGAAAGACATATATCGCTCACCATTTGCCCTTTTGTCGCAACACTGCTACACAGACTAACTATCTCACCAAGGGTACCGAAAAGCCTGAATTAATCACCTGGTAAAATACATCCTatacattttctatatttatgcTTCTATTCACCTTCATTGCATGCAtagtttatttgtaaatcttacatAGAGTATTTTTGTATACTTGTATTTATGATATATCCACTGTTAAGGCTGATACAAGTCATCATTCGTGTAACAATTTACAATTTCTCTTTCATTCCTTATGAATTtggaaaaaaaccaaaaaatagtaaacattGTCTTTCAGGGGCTATAACTCCTTTAATGGATTTCACAAGTTCGACAGCGTcgatttatttgtagatttcATTTTGCTTAACACTTGTCTTTGATATTTACAGTTTCCTCTATCTATTCTAATTTctgtcaaaaaatttaaaatcagtaaaCAATGTCTTTCGATACTAATACTTcctaatagaccactttcgagttcatccgtaaCCGGAAAATACTCGTCAATTATACCcgcctttatcatcgtcatttgtgcgtttgggggcgtcgtcacttccttccaatgttgagcgagtggttggaaaactataattctatattgtacgaattattcggcaaattgaattctcaaaattgacaatcaacactgatgtcattagggaaatgtcagtaagtacctacagagcaaccattatttctagtttatcctgcacaaagacgatcactaagacgcttgatgaacgtaaatagtgcagggatacaggcgagcccctctatctggtaaatgacgtcataaaggcgtgtataattgacgagtttttgccggtgacggatgaactcgaaagtggtctattaccGTCAATTGAAACTTCTACATGCAACTATCATAATTTTGATGTCTATAATTTCAGGTGCCTATCAGCACAAAAAGTTGTGCGAGTGTGATAAGATTTTACTGGAATGTGTTTTACGGAGCGAATACCATAGTGATCACTATGATAACTGCCCAGCAgacaaaaagtaaaagattaaattgttatttacattagtatatgtattatatgttctATAAACTTGAAGACTCtattttaattatgtatttGATATGCTAGTAGAAGTTGATTAATAtctttgtgttatattttagtGCTGTTTTGGTTTGGTTTGACAAGACATATAAATATGTTGCAGAAAGGAATATTTATACTTTGTAAAAAACTTGTACCATACCTTTATCTGAAAGCtcactacatgtatattattagAAGGTAATAACTGATCTTCTACAGCTATATGAATACCACGTGTTTTCACTATACAGTATAGTCTATACTGGGGGTGTTTATATGGGTTCCAACTGTTTTCCTCTTCTAAACATATTCAAATAACTATAAAGTCTGCCCtcccctaaaaaaaaaaacataaacattgtttttttatctaaaatttttttttaatgacgaTCAAATCGCAATACCATGATATATGTTCCGGTTGacctttttattatatttattcaagtGGCCAAAAACATACAGAATAaaagcctttgtatgaggttgATACGAGGTTATATcgacataagaaaaaaaagcatAGTGACTAAGGTTGATATTCTTCTCTAGGTCGATATACCATTGTTTTGACCTCAACCAAATgctataataattgttttactatCAAAAGACTAATATTTCATGAACAATATAAATTGGGGATTTCTAAAAGGTATTGTTGAAACACGCTGTATGTCCTGATCAATATGCTGTTTTGACACACGAAAAGCTAAACACAACAGTGTTGGCGTGGAAACTgcgtaaatacaaatgtacgtGTGATCAAGCTTTAACGAATTAAAAATCCTTAAAAAGATTCGATTTATAGTTTATTAGAATATTTGAtcttcatacatgtactttgctgaaacttttatttcattaaaaattgggGCGcactacgtttgcgcgcatttggggattaaaaagttttacgtttgcgcgcagcttttgattacaattGCGCGCATTCATTTacaggtaaactcaggtaaaaatataaataaatattacatttaattataaatgactatatcttttttttattttcatgataaatgagactttgaattattaattttgaaaatatttgttaattaaaataatattttgttcgGTCATATAGAATTCTAAAACTAAGAATAAAGTGATCATGAATATCCTCGTTTTAGCTTAAGGCATACATGTAACTTCattcagaagaagaaaaaatattgaaaaaagacaAGAAGAGTTTGACCATGGCTATCTACCGCAAAAGGAACAAGGAATACCCAAACTCTACCAAAGTCAAGAGATGGCGCTCACAACACAATGGATGTCTTagaattgaaaacaaacaaaaaggaaTCATATATGTACATATTTCTACTATTTGGAATAGTGCGCGTGCATGTGCATAATAAAACGGAGTTATACTGCTCGAAATCACACTTTCACCTCCTCGTTGGTGAACAGAGGACTTAGACTTACGAAACGGGTACATATAATGGtaattattaaacaaattaataaatagataagtattattacatgtattttacctgagtttacctgtcaaaaaaatgcgcgcaaacgtaatcaaaagctgcgcgcaaacgtaatgatttttgcgcgcaaatgtaatggtaatgtgcgcaaatgtaatggtaatgcgcgcaaacgtaatgcaccGAAAAATGGATACCCTACTAGACAGTTATCTTTGCAAGCGTATCATTGTTAATCGATCATATATTCAAAAATCTCTTGCGGGCTCATTGGTTGATTATATTGAGAATAACTGAAGCCAACCCCGCTTTGGCAGTCATTCCCCCACATTGTCACTggagaaataaaataactaagaagaaaaaaattgaatcataatttcctgtagatatgcacatctacatagtatgtccttattatctaaaaagttttcatgaaattctgttgggcggtttgagaggagttgtgatgacaagaaacaagactcactgacggacggacggacgggtcaaaacATACCTTGCGCAACTTCGT
Coding sequences within it:
- the LOC134693186 gene encoding basic phospholipase A2-like is translated as MVHYCGWVKGYELMDYGCYCGQGGYGEPMDNLDRCCKAHDDCYAGLEQQNYYSNKYDYQFKRTTIECNGAYQHKKLCECDKILLECVLRSEYHSDHYDNCPADKK